ATACGCTGCGTGTCGCCGGCCAACTTCTTGACATCTGCCGCGCGTGCATCCAGATATACGTCAATCCAGGTATTGATGAGTAGCGGCAAAAACCTCGGGTTGGAGCCCTCCGCGCTGATCTCTACCAGATTTGTTTCGGGAACAGGCTCGACAGTCAATAAGGTCTGGATATCGGATGGCTTCAACTGAAGCAGCAACTTGTCCGCGATCGAGGCTTTAAGCCTTGCAAGCGTTTCCGCCGCGAGCTCATGCCCCAGCAAAATCTGTCGTTGAATAGCGACATGCTGAATATCCGCATCGCTGCTTTCACGGTCGATGGCCGTCATTGCGGAGGTCAATAAAGTCGCGCTGCTACGATAGACGACGGGGCGGCTGTAGCTGTAAGCAAGACTGACGGCGGCGCTGATCAGGAATGCCACTGCGAAAATGCTGAATCTACGCGAACGATACCAGGGATGATCGCTTTCATCTGCAGAGGAACGAAAGGTGCCTCCAAAACGCGAGTCGATTCTATTGTTCATAACCTAAGCCAGATCTCATACGTTGTACCGGTGCAACTCCCGCTTTTCCAATGAGGACTTCAGAGCAATTAGCGCGCCAACTCAGTCTAGTACATTTGCACGCGTAATTCGACCGACGGAAGAAATTTGAATGATGCGGCACTAATCCGTAATTCCGTTTACCTCGTAGCCTGCTGATCTCTTCCATCTATTGAGGGCTCTGATTGAGGACGACGCCATGACGACACGTCATTAATTTAAATCATTCATAAAATTCGAAATGAAACGCCGTTCAATCGTATTTCTGTTCGTTGCCGCACAAACGAAAAACGGGCGAAGGGCAACAATGTCGCCTTAAATAATAAATATATTTTTCATCTTACTGTAAAAGTTTTGTTTTAAGGTAACGGTCAAGCACCTAACTATCTTTTGGGAAAAATCCAAATGAAAAAATACTATGCTCAAAATCCGCCTGGCGCCGCTCTTGCCCCCTTGGATCACAGGTCCGAGGCATTTCGGCAAAAGATGTGCAGACATTTCCAGACGAACCCGCAAGCCCATTGGACAAGTATTGAGAACATGCCGGAATGCAACCGCAGCAAGGGAGTGATATTGTTCAGGGAACCCCTGACAAACGCCTAACGTAGCAAACGTAGCAAATCTTTAATTCTGTCGTCGCGTTCGCGTGACGAGTGGCGCTTCGGCGCCGCCCTTGCGGCGGCAACCCCTCTTATGTCCCCTCTAACGCCGATGGCCGCCCCGGTTCCAATGCCTGCAATTTTCGTGGGGCACGGCAATCCGATGAATGCGCTCTCGCATAATGCATTCACCAACGCCTGGTCTGAAATCCGCACCGCCCTCCCCGCCAAACCCAAAGCTGTGCTCTGCATTTCCGCGCATTGGTACGTGCCTAAAACCGCTGTCACGGCCATGCCAAAACCCAGAACAATCCATGACTTCGGCGGGTTCCCGCCCGAGCTTTTTAAAGTTGAATATCCAGCGCCCGGTTCGCTTGAATTTGCCGCAGAAGTAGCGGATTTACTGTCGCCGGATGCAATCATGGATACCAGTTGGGGGCTCGACCATGGAACATGGTCTGTTCTCATGCACATTTTCCCCGCAGCGGATATTCCGGTCGTTCAGTTAAGCATTGACGAAACCAGAGAGCCGGCCTGGCATTACCATACAGCTCGAAAACTGGCGCCGCTACGGGATCGTGAAGTGCTGATACTGGGCAGTGGCAATATTGTGCACAATCTGCACACCTATGCATGGGGAAAGCATCACGTGGAACCGTACGATTGGGCGCTCAGGTTTGAGAAGACCGTGCGCAAAGCATTAAGCGCCGGTGATGCGGAGTCTCTGGTAGCTTACGAAACGTTGGGACGCGATGCGTTATTGTCGGTACCCACACCGGACCATTACCTGCCTTTTCTTTACGTGCTTGCTCAACGGAGGGAAAATGAACCAATCATGTTCCCAGCGGAAGGATTCGACGGCGGTTCCATCTCCATGCTCGCAGTGAAGATTGGATGAGTTTGAATAATTTTGTCGGGCAGACCCCGCGAATAACGCCATAGCTGTCATTCCCCTGGACTATTTTCCAATCGGCCATAATAGTTGGCTACCGTGCTGCGGTGTTCCTGGGCATGCCCGCGCATGGCTGCTTCGTATTCCGCAAGCGCATCATTTGATTTTGACCCCGCCAATGGCGTCACCGCTTCGAGCACGGCGCGAGCGCCCAGCCGGGCAGATTCAATCGCCAGCTCAATGCCCATTCCGCTTAGCGGATCAGGCGCGTAAGCGGCATCGCCCACGGATATCCAGTTTTCTCCGGTTGCGCGGTGGAATGGACGGGCATCCGCCATGCGTCCGGAGATGTGCAGATTGCCGATATCGTGCGGCAGCAAAGGGGACAGCAGTCGAGTGCGGCACAACTCCTCGACAAAAAACTCTTTCAGCGATCCTCCCCTCTTTTTAAGTTCAGGGCGCTCGAGGCAAAAACCCGCAAAAGAGCTTCCATTCCGCGCCGGTAGCGCGTACCACCAGCCTCTGCTCGTGCTCTCGACATATAGCGCATGCCGCGGCTCATCATCCTGGGACGGCAGCGACGTCATCAAGACGAGTTTTGATGACTCCCAGGCGGCCGGACGGTCGAAAAAGGGCGTAGCGGCACGACCGGTGGCGAGAACGACAAACCTGGCATGCAACCGCGAGCTGTCATCCTCTCCCACGCGCATCGACAGCTCCCAGTTGTCATTGCTCCGCTCGATTCGCACGACCTTCGCGTCCGGCAGTACCTCTGCCCCGGCCGTCCATGCCAAGTCCCGCAACGCTTGATCAAACAGCGAGCGCTCTACGGCGAGTCCCGGCCCCCATGGGTTGAACATTGCGTTCAATACAACCGGTTCCGGCGTGCTCCAGAGAGATATCGTTTCATGAACTTCCACCCCTTGCGCTACCCCCTGAAAAAAATCAGGACAGTGCTGTTCGATCACACGACGGGCTCGACCGGATACTAGTTCAATTCCTCCAGGGGCGTACCCGCCCCAGTGCACAAGACTCACCCGAGCGCCGCTGCGCGCGAGCATGAACGCACACCACGCTCCCGCAGGCCCTCCACCGACGATGGCAATCTCGGTTGTTTTAAGATTCTCTTTACGAATAGCAGTTCTCGATCATGGAAGGATGTATATAGACGTCCCTCTATTAGAGGTCCCTTTGCCTCTGGAATTTATCGACCTGGAGCCAAGGCATCGTTGACCAAAGTCTGGGATACCTCCTGCATCTTGCATATTCGAGCCCACCCGGATAGCAGATATATTATGAGATTTCCCGTGAGCAAGGTGTTGCTAATAGATGTGATTAACAAGAATTTGTTTACTAGGGGGTGGTATTTTCCGGCTGCGGATAAGGGTTCTAAAGCCGGTGGCGAGAACGTCCAGGAATTTCTATAGAGGTGCCTTACCGAAGGGCAACTTGACCCCACAATCGTTACAATCAAATATCTGGGGCAGCGGAGGATTGACTCTGCAATATCAAAAGGAGTGCTGTGGAGTTGAGCACCCTCGTGCGAATATTAAATCTGTCGCATGGATGAATTTTTACCAACATGCCAACGAAACCCGGGGAGCTACCGCAAGGATGAGAACCCTGCCCGCAACGCTTTCCGGTTACAGTACGATGTCCGCAGCGACAGGCGCGGCACCCAAGACCTCAATCGCGAAATCAGCATGCTTGTCACCGTCCGTGTCGCCTCTTAGAAGATTCGATACAGGATCAAAATAGAGTTGGCTAGGCACTCCCGTAAAAGGACCCGTGATCCAGGTGAAGGGATCATTCACGGGATCAGTCGTGTCAGCATCGATCTTGCTGAGATCGATCTTGTCGTTCCCTACGCCGAAATCTCGAATAACGTCGCGGTATCCCTCTACCGGAACACTGTCGGCAAGGGAGCTGTACCCAAACACATCGATGCCGATTCCTCCAGTCAGATCATCTTTTGCCATGCCGCCTGCAAGCACATCATCGCCATCCCCACCGTCAAACGTATCGCGGCCTTCACCCCCTAACAACCAATCGTTGCCGACACCGCCATTAAGCTTATCGTCGCCTTTGCCGCCTGACAACCAGTCGACGCCGTTATTGCCCGTAAGCGCATCGTTACCGTCATCTCCTGACAACCAATCGTCCCCGACATTGCCGTCCATAATGTCGTCACCTTCGCCACCGGACAACCGATCATGGCCGGCTCCGCCGTCAAGCTTATCGATACCGTCGTCACCGGACAGCCAGTCCTCGCCGGCATTGCCGTTAAGAGCATCGTCACCTTCACCACCTGATAACGAGTCGTTGCCGTCGCCGCCATTCAGCTCATCTTTGCCCTTACCGCCGGACAACCAATCCTCACCGGAATTGCCGTTAAGGGTATCGTCACCGTCACCGCCATCGATCCAGTCGTTCCCGCCTAATCCACTGATAGTGTCAACGCCCTCGGTAGGAAGAAGGTTTCCCTGGCCCGGTAAGCTGGAAAAATCGGGCGTAATGATATCGTTTAACGATGTTCCATTAATAGTAGCCATGGCAGTTACCTCTGTGTGCAATCAAAAGATGCTTATGAAGTTTCCTCTACTTGATGTCTCCCTCTTGTAATTCTTCTTGGTTGCTTCGTGTTTTCTTCTTATTTCCCTCTTGTTTCCCTGCTACGCGTATTGCCGCGCAATTACACGATACTTCGCGGCGCGCCGAAAAGATGTGAGAAAAGTCACACGTCTGTGATGTTTTATATTTCTGCTAGAGTTACAGAATGACCCCGTAGGGTCGAGAAGGGAAGTGGGCGAGAGATGTGGGCGCAGGGTTCTGGCATCAAATCGGGCGCTGTTCACATCTGCATGGTTCTTTTTAATTAACTATGTGCGGTTTCCAACATTAAACCAACCCGGATAACGTTATCCTGCGAGATGGGCAAATTTGCGTAAACAATGCAATTCGATTTTTTCGGCCGCTCATCACTGATTATCAGGAGCGTGAATGAGGTGCTAAGCACCCCCGTCATAACAGCCGGCGCTATCCTCACCAAATTATCCTTAAGAAAATCATACAGACCTCCTAACTGCACTCCTT
The window above is part of the Nitrosospira sp. Is2 genome. Proteins encoded here:
- the ygiD gene encoding 4,5-DOPA dioxygenase extradiol, which gives rise to MPAIFVGHGNPMNALSHNAFTNAWSEIRTALPAKPKAVLCISAHWYVPKTAVTAMPKPRTIHDFGGFPPELFKVEYPAPGSLEFAAEVADLLSPDAIMDTSWGLDHGTWSVLMHIFPAADIPVVQLSIDETREPAWHYHTARKLAPLRDREVLILGSGNIVHNLHTYAWGKHHVEPYDWALRFEKTVRKALSAGDAESLVAYETLGRDALLSVPTPDHYLPFLYVLAQRRENEPIMFPAEGFDGGSISMLAVKIG
- a CDS encoding NAD(P)/FAD-dependent oxidoreductase, with protein sequence MLARSGARVSLVHWGGYAPGGIELVSGRARRVIEQHCPDFFQGVAQGVEVHETISLWSTPEPVVLNAMFNPWGPGLAVERSLFDQALRDLAWTAGAEVLPDAKVVRIERSNDNWELSMRVGEDDSSRLHARFVVLATGRAATPFFDRPAAWESSKLVLMTSLPSQDDEPRHALYVESTSRGWWYALPARNGSSFAGFCLERPELKKRGGSLKEFFVEELCRTRLLSPLLPHDIGNLHISGRMADARPFHRATGENWISVGDAAYAPDPLSGMGIELAIESARLGARAVLEAVTPLAGSKSNDALAEYEAAMRGHAQEHRSTVANYYGRLENSPGE
- a CDS encoding calcium-binding protein; the protein is MATINGTSLNDIITPDFSSLPGQGNLLPTEGVDTISGLGGNDWIDGGDGDDTLNGNSGEDWLSGGKGKDELNGGDGNDSLSGGEGDDALNGNAGEDWLSGDDGIDKLDGGAGHDRLSGGEGDDIMDGNVGDDWLSGDDGNDALTGNNGVDWLSGGKGDDKLNGGVGNDWLLGGEGRDTFDGGDGDDVLAGGMAKDDLTGGIGIDVFGYSSLADSVPVEGYRDVIRDFGVGNDKIDLSKIDADTTDPVNDPFTWITGPFTGVPSQLYFDPVSNLLRGDTDGDKHADFAIEVLGAAPVAADIVL